ACTTCACGCCAACACGGTGCGGCTGCACCTCGAGCGTCTCCGGGAGGCCGGCCTCATCGACGTCGAGCCGGTTCGGCGGGGCACCGTCGGGCGCCCGCAGCACCTCTATTTCCTCGCAGCCGGCGCGCCGGCGCTGGGGTTCGACCCACCGGCCCACGCACTGCTCGCCGGGTTGCTCGCCGCGCTCGCCGAGCGTGTCGGTGCCGATGCCGCCGACGCCGCCGACACCGGCAGGGTCTGGGGAGCCGACACTGGCCGGCGGACGCGCTCGGAGAGCTGCCTGCATGCACTCGAGGCGGAGCTCACCCGACTCGGTTTCGAGCCCGCGGTGGAACCCGCCGACGGCGAGCACGAGGGGGGCACCCGGATCGAGTTCCTGCATTGCCCGTTCCGTGAGCTCGCGGAGGCGTATCCCGAGCTCGTGTGCAATCTGCACCGGGGTTTGTGCGAAGGCGTGGTCGAAGCCGCCGGCGGGGGAAGAGTCGAGCACTTCGCGACGTTGTACGACGCCGAGCCCTGTCATGTGGTCGTCGGGGTCGGTTATCCTGAAAGCGACCAGTAGGAGAGAAGAGGTCCGATGTTCACTGTTCAGGACGCCAGCACCGTCTTCACGCTGACGGACGTCGCGGCGGACAAGGTCAAGAGCCTCATCGAGGTGGAGGGCAACCCGGAGCTCGTGCTACGTGTCGCGGTACGGCCAGGTGGGTGCTCCGGCTTGAGCTACGAGATGTTCTTCGACGCCGACATCGCGCCTGACGACGTGCAGACCCAGCACCGCGGGGTCACCGTCGTCATCGACCCGGCCAGCGCGGAGCACCTCGCCGGGGCCGCTCTCGACTTCAAGGACGGTCTGCAGGGCGCCGGGTTCTCCATCGAGAATCCCAACGCCACACGGAGTTGCGGCTGCGGTCAGTCGTTCTCCTGATCCCGAGCGTCTGACCGGTTCGACGGGAACCGGCCGAGAGGAGCGCCTGATGACCCCTACGTGGCCCCCCACTTCGAGCCCCGGACCGTTCACGCCCCCCCGGCCGTTCGACCCGAGTCCGGGCGTTCCCACGCCGCCGACCCCTCACACACCACCCGTTGCCGCGCCGCTCGCGGCCGCGCCTGCACCGAGTCCGCCGCCGGCACCCGCACGCACCGCGCGCAAACCGGCGAAGAAGCGCCCCGCGAAGAAGCGCGTCGCGAAGAAGCCGGCGAAGAAGGCCGCGC
The genomic region above belongs to Acidimicrobiia bacterium and contains:
- a CDS encoding helix-turn-helix domain-containing protein, which codes for MPSSPDQLTVLKALGDETRFSMYRELARSTAALSAQDLAERLGLHANTVRLHLERLREAGLIDVEPVRRGTVGRPQHLYFLAAGAPALGFDPPAHALLAGLLAALAERVGADAADAADTGRVWGADTGRRTRSESCLHALEAELTRLGFEPAVEPADGEHEGGTRIEFLHCPFRELAEAYPELVCNLHRGLCEGVVEAAGGGRVEHFATLYDAEPCHVVVGVGYPESDQ
- the erpA gene encoding iron-sulfur cluster insertion protein ErpA encodes the protein MFTVQDASTVFTLTDVAADKVKSLIEVEGNPELVLRVAVRPGGCSGLSYEMFFDADIAPDDVQTQHRGVTVVIDPASAEHLAGAALDFKDGLQGAGFSIENPNATRSCGCGQSFS